In Ruminiclostridium papyrosolvens DSM 2782, the following proteins share a genomic window:
- a CDS encoding methyl-accepting chemotaxis protein, whose protein sequence is MSIGKKILCIVIGCVIIVGGGTALYSIYDFPVYIVTAIFCIFAVAVGLWLTFSLTMPIKVLSRVVERTANFDLSHDKTYNQIKGRKDEIGFLARNLSTMRGSLREILGLMADASEKVIENSQQVERMTENLKEKADDTLSTTEHISASMQESAATSHQINFSTQEIKKNITLIAQNSEEGAQTANEVSIKASEIKESAVLSAENANKVYLEVKQQLQGAIDKAGEVSHIDQLAQAILQITEQTNLLSLNAAIEAARAGEAGKGFAVVADEIRKLADQSSKTAADIKNIVKTVNESVGALTDSAGVLLEFVDKEVLNDYKKLIDTGEQYYNDSAQYSKIMNAFNDSAKVMNNSIANIVTALEQVTSSVNESAEGVEVITVKTAEVVEHFANVKVSTQDNLVASKKLKDQVSKFTL, encoded by the coding sequence ATGTCTATAGGCAAAAAGATACTTTGTATTGTAATCGGTTGCGTAATTATTGTGGGCGGTGGAACAGCTTTATATAGTATTTACGATTTTCCTGTATATATAGTTACTGCAATTTTCTGTATATTTGCTGTTGCGGTGGGGTTATGGCTTACTTTTTCTCTTACTATGCCTATCAAAGTACTTTCACGGGTTGTTGAACGAACTGCAAATTTTGATTTATCACATGACAAAACATATAACCAGATTAAAGGCAGAAAGGACGAAATAGGATTTCTTGCAAGAAATCTTTCAACTATGAGGGGTTCTCTGAGAGAAATACTTGGCCTTATGGCTGATGCATCTGAAAAAGTTATTGAAAATTCTCAGCAGGTAGAAAGAATGACAGAGAATTTAAAAGAAAAAGCAGATGACACATTATCAACTACAGAGCACATATCTGCGTCAATGCAGGAATCAGCAGCTACATCACATCAGATTAATTTCAGTACTCAGGAAATTAAGAAAAATATAACCCTTATTGCCCAAAACTCGGAGGAAGGGGCACAAACAGCAAATGAGGTCAGTATTAAAGCAAGCGAGATAAAGGAAAGTGCAGTATTATCTGCAGAGAATGCAAATAAAGTATACCTTGAAGTTAAACAGCAGCTACAGGGCGCCATTGATAAGGCTGGAGAGGTTTCTCACATAGACCAGCTTGCTCAGGCTATACTTCAGATAACCGAGCAGACAAATCTGCTTTCACTTAATGCGGCTATAGAAGCAGCAAGAGCTGGAGAAGCAGGAAAAGGTTTTGCAGTAGTAGCAGATGAGATAAGAAAACTTGCAGACCAGTCTTCAAAAACAGCAGCTGATATAAAAAATATAGTTAAGACGGTAAATGAATCCGTAGGTGCCTTGACTGACAGTGCGGGAGTACTTCTGGAATTCGTAGACAAGGAAGTATTAAACGACTACAAGAAGCTCATTGATACCGGCGAGCAGTATTATAACGATTCAGCACAATACAGCAAGATAATGAATGCCTTTAATGACTCAGCAAAGGTTATGAACAATTCCATTGCAAACATTGTTACTGCATTGGAACAGGTTACTTCCAGTGTAAACGAAAGTGCAGAGGGAGTTGAAGTTATTACAGTTAAAACAGCTGAGGTTGTTGAACACTTTGCAAATGTCAAGGTATCTACTCAGGATAATCTTGTAGCTTCCAAAAAGTTAAAGGATCAGGTATCAAAGTTTACATTATAA
- a CDS encoding HD-GYP domain-containing protein → MEREYVKVSKDIMDSILADDVYTRGGNMIVPADTLISEHIIKKLEAFRVERVPIYRSHSILGNEYLSDMSISDSQKQYIEDVNATKEILRNLAIGKELDIDNVKTITDNIYERLSDVNTIIECINSIKVADQYTYSHSVNVAFYSMLLGKWMNLSKLQVKDLAMAGLLHDIGKSKISAEIMNKKGPLSESEFDIIKRHPIYGYDIIKNIPDITIEIKRAVILHHEKENGTGYPFGIQGNKKNLYAKIITAADIFDAITSERVYKERQTPFSAFKEMEKIGYDIVDPMVMGVMFDNMPRYYIGSKVKLDNGEIGEVVYVPSSCAYAPVVKINEDFVDFAKEKEALISELL, encoded by the coding sequence GTGGAAAGAGAATATGTAAAAGTAAGTAAAGACATTATGGATAGTATTTTGGCTGACGATGTTTATACCCGTGGAGGAAACATGATAGTTCCGGCTGATACATTGATATCAGAGCATATTATCAAAAAGCTGGAAGCCTTTAGGGTTGAAAGAGTACCCATATACAGGTCTCACTCTATTCTTGGCAACGAATATCTTTCAGATATGAGTATCAGTGACAGCCAGAAACAATATATCGAGGATGTCAATGCTACCAAAGAAATATTGCGCAATCTGGCAATAGGTAAGGAACTTGATATTGATAATGTAAAAACCATAACAGACAATATCTATGAGAGACTGAGCGATGTAAATACAATAATTGAATGTATCAATTCAATTAAAGTGGCCGATCAATATACATATTCACATTCTGTAAATGTTGCATTTTATTCAATGTTATTGGGTAAGTGGATGAACTTGAGCAAACTGCAGGTCAAGGATCTTGCCATGGCAGGTCTTTTGCATGATATAGGGAAATCCAAAATATCTGCTGAGATTATGAATAAAAAGGGTCCTCTAAGCGAAAGCGAGTTTGATATTATCAAGAGACACCCCATTTACGGGTATGATATTATTAAAAACATTCCTGATATTACAATAGAAATAAAAAGAGCAGTTATATTACATCACGAAAAGGAAAACGGTACAGGATATCCTTTTGGTATTCAGGGAAATAAAAAGAATCTGTATGCAAAGATAATTACTGCCGCAGATATATTTGATGCAATAACCTCTGAACGGGTTTACAAGGAAAGGCAGACACCATTCTCGGCATTTAAGGAAATGGAAAAAATCGGGTACGATATTGTTGACCCTATGGTAATGGGTGTAATGTTTGATAATATGCCAAGGTATTATATCGGTTCAAAGGTAAAGCTTGACAATGGTGAAATAGGTGAAGTAGTTTACGTTCCCAGTTCTTGTGCCTACGCCCCCGTTGTAAAAATAAATGAGGACTTTGTTGACTTTGCAAAAGAAAAAGAAGCCCTCATAAGTGAACTGCTGTAA
- a CDS encoding LysR family transcriptional regulator, translating into MDINFELYKIFYQCAENKSFSEAARKLYITQSAVSQSVKNLEKQLGVTLFHRKSRNIQLTNEGELLFSYASQAYNFLKTAEEKLQEFEGLTAGEIRIGVSDSICKYFIMPYIKKFGQMYPNIMVKVINRTTPQLLDVLKGGLIDIAISTLPVNQDMFDAVSFISVQDIFVASDRFKELKEREITLQELNKYPLVLLQSDSSTRKSVDRFFQSYGLTCSPEIELESLDLLVEFAKIGTGVACVLKESALDAIKSGELFQIISKEPLPPRSIGVVTMKNVVLSKAVKTFISELI; encoded by the coding sequence ATGGATATTAATTTTGAGTTATATAAAATATTTTATCAGTGTGCTGAAAATAAAAGCTTTTCAGAGGCAGCCCGCAAACTGTATATAACACAGTCAGCTGTAAGCCAGTCTGTAAAAAACCTTGAAAAGCAGCTCGGAGTGACATTATTCCATAGAAAGTCCAGAAATATTCAGCTGACAAATGAAGGTGAGCTTCTTTTCAGTTATGCATCACAGGCCTATAATTTTTTGAAAACTGCAGAAGAAAAGCTTCAGGAATTTGAAGGCCTCACTGCCGGCGAAATTCGAATAGGCGTAAGCGATTCGATCTGTAAATATTTCATAATGCCATATATAAAAAAGTTTGGGCAAATGTACCCGAATATTATGGTTAAGGTTATCAATAGAACTACTCCCCAACTACTGGACGTTTTAAAAGGTGGCCTAATTGATATCGCAATTTCTACACTGCCTGTTAATCAGGATATGTTTGATGCTGTTTCTTTTATTTCAGTTCAGGATATTTTTGTAGCATCAGATAGGTTTAAAGAATTGAAAGAAAGGGAAATAACCTTGCAGGAATTGAACAAATATCCTCTTGTATTACTTCAGTCAGACAGTTCAACCAGAAAATCTGTTGACCGTTTCTTCCAAAGCTATGGCCTTACATGTTCTCCTGAAATAGAGCTGGAAAGTCTGGACCTCTTGGTTGAATTTGCAAAAATAGGTACAGGAGTAGCCTGCGTACTGAAGGAAAGTGCTTTGGATGCAATAAAATCAGGAGAGTTATTCCAGATTATATCAAAAGAACCCCTACCTCCAAGGAGTATAGGGGTTGTTACCATGAAAAACGTAGTTTTATCTAAAGCAGTTAAAACCTTTATAAGTGAACTGATATAA
- a CDS encoding phosphoribosylformylglycinamidine synthase, whose translation MKNTVKRLYVVKKHPYDVEAQGLLKDLRETLGIKALNSLKIVNRYDVEGISDSEYQLARNTIFSEPTVDFAYDEEYEIPSNCRAFAVEYLPGQYDQRADSAAQCIQLLTQGDRPDINTARVIVLEGSINEEELNSIKKYYINPVESREAKMAKPETLKSQAEQPEDVATLDGFTSLDEKQLSQLLKEMGFAMSFDDIVFCQSYFKNTEKRDPSVTEMRMIDTYWSDHCRHTTFLTCIDSVTFEKGRFTEIIEETYKDYIEKREDIYKDRNDKDICLMDVALMAMKALKKQGKLDDLDLSDEINACSIVVNADVNGKNEEWLVMFKNETHNHPTEIEPFGGAATCLGGAIRDPLSGRVYVYQAMRVTGSGDPRTKLEDTIQGKLPQKKITTGAASGYSSYGNQIGLATGQVAEIYDEGYVAKRMEIGAVIGAAPRKNVVRIQPEAGDKIVLLGGRTGRDGCGGATGSSKAHTEESLMTCGAEVQKGNAPTERKIQRLFRNPDVSTLIKRCNDFGAGGVSVAIGELADGLEINLDAVPKKYEGLDGTELAISESQERMAVVVEACDVEKFIAHAAEENLEAVVVAEVKAEPRLKMSWRGKQIVDLSREFLNSNGAKQRIDIEISAPKEITYFDECNEIEIDNIKEYWVNNLQNLNRCSQKGLIERFDSTIGANTVLMPFGGKTQLTPAEGMAAKLPLMEGDTTTGTLMSFGYNPDISKWSPFHGAVYAVVESIAKIVAMGGDYSKARLTLQEYFEKPGKDAKRWGKPLSALLGAYYAQMRLGTAAIGGKDSMSGSFMDMDVPPTLVSFAVNTVNVENVVSNEFKAAGSKVVLLKVKLDDNMLPDFDELDKVYSRVNKLAKEKAILSASSVRSGGIAEIVSKMAFGNMIGFKLEGIADVSLLFKPFYGSLLLEIPENIDLTKVLEGLRYTVVGVTTDNSQININGTSIELSELAAKWQEPLEKVFHTRVMEENKNVASYCYEAKTKVKPSLKIAKPRVFIPVFPGTNCEYDTKKVFENAGGIVETLVIKNMTHNDIEESIKRMEALIDNSQIIMIPGGFSAGDEPEGSGKFIATAFRNPVVSEAVMKLLKNRDGLVLGICNGFQALVKLGLLPFGEIREIDEACPTLTFNTIGRHQSSLVKTRIASNLSPWLNNVKVGDIHTVAISHGEGRFTASSDVLAVLEANGQIATQYVDLNGQPTYDIAYNPNGSINAIEGITSPDGRVLGKMGHSERIGTNLYKNVPGEKDQKIFQAGIEYFG comes from the coding sequence ATGAAAAATACTGTAAAGAGATTATATGTTGTAAAGAAACATCCTTATGACGTTGAGGCACAGGGACTTTTGAAGGATTTGAGAGAAACACTGGGAATAAAGGCATTGAATTCTTTAAAGATAGTAAACAGATATGATGTGGAAGGCATAAGCGATTCTGAATATCAACTGGCAAGAAACACCATATTCTCTGAGCCAACAGTTGATTTTGCATATGATGAGGAATATGAAATTCCTTCAAATTGCAGAGCTTTTGCAGTTGAATATCTTCCGGGACAATACGATCAAAGAGCTGACTCTGCTGCTCAATGTATACAACTTTTAACACAAGGAGACAGACCTGATATAAACACTGCCAGAGTAATTGTTTTGGAAGGCAGCATTAATGAGGAAGAACTTAATTCAATAAAAAAATACTATATAAATCCTGTTGAAAGCAGGGAAGCAAAGATGGCAAAGCCTGAAACACTTAAATCACAGGCCGAACAGCCTGAAGATGTTGCCACTCTTGACGGCTTTACATCTCTGGATGAAAAACAATTATCACAGCTTTTAAAAGAGATGGGCTTTGCAATGTCTTTTGACGACATAGTTTTCTGTCAGAGCTACTTTAAAAATACTGAGAAGCGTGATCCTTCAGTTACAGAAATGAGAATGATAGACACTTACTGGTCAGATCACTGCAGACATACAACCTTTCTTACATGTATTGACAGTGTAACATTTGAAAAAGGCAGATTTACAGAAATCATTGAAGAAACCTATAAGGACTACATTGAAAAAAGAGAGGATATCTACAAAGACCGTAACGACAAAGATATATGCCTGATGGATGTAGCACTTATGGCAATGAAGGCATTGAAAAAACAAGGAAAACTAGACGACCTTGACCTCTCAGATGAAATAAATGCATGCAGTATTGTTGTTAATGCTGATGTAAACGGAAAAAATGAAGAGTGGCTTGTAATGTTTAAAAATGAGACACACAACCATCCAACAGAAATAGAGCCTTTCGGTGGAGCTGCAACATGTCTGGGAGGCGCTATCAGAGACCCGTTGTCAGGACGAGTTTATGTATATCAGGCAATGAGGGTAACAGGAAGTGGCGACCCAAGAACCAAGCTTGAAGATACAATACAAGGCAAGCTGCCACAGAAGAAAATAACCACCGGAGCGGCTTCGGGATACAGCTCCTACGGAAATCAGATAGGCCTGGCTACCGGACAGGTAGCTGAAATATATGATGAGGGCTATGTTGCAAAAAGAATGGAAATCGGTGCCGTAATTGGTGCAGCACCAAGAAAAAACGTAGTAAGGATACAGCCGGAGGCAGGGGACAAGATAGTGCTACTGGGTGGAAGAACAGGCAGAGACGGTTGCGGAGGAGCAACCGGTTCATCAAAGGCTCATACTGAGGAATCTCTCATGACCTGCGGTGCTGAAGTTCAGAAGGGTAATGCTCCTACAGAGAGAAAAATACAGCGTTTATTCAGAAATCCTGATGTAAGTACATTGATAAAAAGATGTAATGACTTTGGTGCAGGTGGTGTTTCCGTTGCAATTGGCGAGTTGGCAGACGGACTTGAAATAAATCTTGACGCAGTACCAAAGAAATATGAAGGCTTGGACGGAACAGAACTGGCAATTTCAGAGTCCCAAGAGCGTATGGCAGTTGTCGTTGAAGCTTGCGATGTAGAGAAATTCATAGCTCATGCAGCAGAAGAAAATCTGGAAGCAGTTGTTGTTGCAGAGGTAAAGGCAGAGCCAAGACTTAAAATGTCATGGAGAGGAAAGCAAATCGTTGATTTAAGCCGTGAATTCCTTAATTCAAATGGTGCAAAGCAGCGAATAGACATAGAGATTTCAGCACCAAAAGAGATAACATATTTTGATGAATGTAATGAGATAGAGATAGACAATATAAAAGAATACTGGGTAAATAATCTGCAAAATCTTAACAGATGCAGCCAAAAAGGATTAATTGAACGATTTGACTCAACAATAGGTGCAAATACAGTACTTATGCCTTTCGGCGGAAAAACTCAGCTTACTCCTGCAGAAGGCATGGCTGCAAAGCTGCCGCTTATGGAAGGTGATACAACAACCGGAACACTTATGTCCTTTGGATACAACCCTGACATATCAAAATGGAGTCCTTTTCACGGAGCAGTATACGCTGTTGTAGAATCAATAGCTAAAATTGTTGCTATGGGAGGAGATTACAGCAAAGCAAGGCTGACACTACAGGAGTATTTCGAAAAGCCTGGAAAAGATGCAAAGCGTTGGGGAAAACCTCTTAGTGCTTTACTTGGTGCGTACTATGCACAGATGAGGCTGGGAACAGCGGCAATAGGCGGAAAGGACAGTATGTCGGGAAGCTTTATGGACATGGATGTTCCGCCGACCTTGGTTTCCTTTGCTGTAAACACAGTTAATGTTGAAAATGTAGTTTCAAACGAATTCAAGGCTGCGGGGAGCAAGGTTGTACTCCTAAAAGTAAAGCTTGACGATAATATGCTCCCTGATTTTGATGAGCTTGACAAAGTATACAGTCGTGTCAATAAGCTTGCAAAAGAAAAAGCTATACTCTCTGCAAGTTCTGTTCGCTCAGGCGGTATTGCAGAAATAGTCAGCAAAATGGCATTTGGAAATATGATAGGATTCAAGCTCGAAGGGATAGCGGATGTTTCACTTCTGTTTAAACCTTTCTACGGTTCTTTACTCCTTGAAATACCTGAAAACATTGATTTGACAAAAGTTCTGGAAGGACTTAGATACACTGTAGTAGGTGTTACCACAGACAATTCGCAAATTAATATAAATGGAACTTCAATTGAACTCAGTGAGCTTGCGGCAAAATGGCAGGAGCCTTTAGAAAAGGTTTTCCATACAAGGGTAATGGAAGAGAATAAAAATGTAGCTTCATACTGTTACGAAGCAAAAACAAAAGTAAAACCTTCTTTAAAGATTGCAAAACCAAGAGTATTCATTCCCGTATTTCCGGGAACAAACTGTGAATATGATACCAAAAAGGTATTTGAAAATGCCGGAGGAATTGTAGAGACACTGGTAATAAAGAACATGACCCATAATGACATCGAAGAATCTATAAAGAGAATGGAAGCACTGATAGATAATTCTCAGATAATCATGATTCCCGGTGGTTTCAGTGCCGGCGACGAACCTGAAGGTTCAGGTAAGTTTATAGCTACAGCTTTCAGAAATCCTGTTGTCAGCGAAGCTGTTATGAAGCTTCTGAAAAACAGAGACGGATTGGTTTTGGGTATTTGCAACGGATTTCAGGCACTTGTCAAGTTGGGACTGCTTCCCTTCGGTGAAATAAGAGAAATTGACGAGGCATGTCCTACACTGACCTTTAATACAATAGGACGTCATCAATCAAGCCTTGTTAAAACAAGAATAGCTTCAAACCTTTCACCGTGGCTTAACAACGTAAAGGTTGGTGATATTCATACAGTAGCAATATCTCACGGTGAAGGACGCTTTACTGCAAGCAGTGACGTTCTGGCTGTACTGGAAGCAAACGGACAAATAGCAACACAGTATGTTGATTTAAACGGACAGCCAACTTATGATATAGCATACAATCCTAACGGTTCAATAAATGCCATAGAAGGTATTACAAGCCCCGACGGCAGAGTTTTGGGTAAGATGGGACATTCCGAAAGAATAGGTACAAACCTGTATAAAAATGTGCCGGGTGAAAAGGACCAGAAAATTTTCCAAGCGGGAATTGAGTATTTTGGGTAA
- a CDS encoding sugar phosphate isomerase/epimerase family protein, which yields MKISFSTLGCPGWSWEDMLSTAKDIGFDGIEIRGIGNELYVPKVKHFSNDNIELTKKKLTKIGLEIPCLTSACFLFDKANIDKHIKEGIEYIELAQKLGVPYVRVLGDAQPQSSEIDIDFVAENLKKLATEAKGKGVKLLIETNGVFADSKVMKALLDTVNSDSVGVLWDVHHPVRFFNESLEYTYSNLKEYICFVHIKDSTVVDGTIKYKMTGYGDIPVKAAVELLKENDYKGYVSLEWVKRWCLDLEEPGIVFAHFAGYMKSII from the coding sequence ATGAAGATTTCGTTTTCTACATTGGGCTGTCCGGGATGGAGTTGGGAGGATATGCTTTCAACTGCAAAGGACATCGGATTTGACGGTATTGAAATCAGGGGTATCGGCAATGAACTTTATGTACCTAAAGTAAAACATTTTTCAAACGATAATATAGAACTTACAAAGAAGAAATTGACCAAAATAGGTCTTGAAATACCTTGTTTGACTTCGGCATGTTTTTTATTTGACAAGGCAAATATAGATAAACATATAAAAGAAGGCATTGAGTATATTGAGTTGGCTCAAAAGCTTGGTGTACCTTACGTAAGAGTTTTAGGTGATGCTCAGCCGCAATCCTCTGAAATAGATATTGATTTTGTTGCTGAAAATCTTAAAAAGCTTGCTACTGAGGCAAAGGGAAAAGGTGTCAAATTATTAATTGAAACCAACGGAGTATTTGCCGATTCAAAAGTTATGAAAGCATTGCTTGATACAGTCAACTCTGACAGTGTTGGAGTGCTTTGGGATGTACATCACCCGGTGAGATTCTTTAATGAATCGTTGGAATACACATACAGTAATTTGAAGGAATACATATGTTTTGTACACATCAAGGATTCAACCGTTGTTGATGGTACCATTAAGTACAAAATGACAGGTTACGGTGATATTCCGGTGAAAGCAGCTGTTGAACTACTCAAAGAAAACGACTATAAGGGATATGTCTCCCTTGAATGGGTAAAAAGATGGTGCCTTGACTTGGAGGAACCGGGAATCGTTTTTGCTCACTTTGCAGGGTATATGAAAAGTATAATATGA
- the ltrA gene encoding group II intron reverse transcriptase/maturase yields the protein MNVTRSEYKDRQPQNKGYLQKVSAEQKEYAEASAHKRITENNITNTYLSTDDLLKKILGKDNLNAAFKKVKSNKGAGGIDEMEVDELLPYLRENREQLIQTIRDGKYHPNPVRRVEIPKEEKGKVRKLGIPTVVDRVIQQAISQILSPIFETQFSEYSYGFRPKRSAHDAINQCQRNVNEGYKYVVDMDLEKFFDTVSQSKLIEVLSRTIKDGRVISLIHKYLRAGVVVRHKFEETEVGVPQGGPLSPLLSNIMLNELDKELTARGHKFVRYADDSMIFCKSRKSAERTLNNIIPFIEGKLFLKVNRDKTTVARYKEVKFLGFAFYWSKGEYRVRIHPKSISKMKHKIRGLTSRSNGWGNELRANKLKQYIQGWINYFRKADMKGLMNQTDEWMRRRIRMVYWKQWKKIKTRIKMLMHFGIEKQKAYEFANTRKGYWRISCSPILSRTLNNDTLKKLGYIFFSDYYKQVRVN from the coding sequence ATGAATGTTACCAGAAGTGAATATAAGGACAGACAACCACAAAATAAGGGCTATCTGCAAAAGGTATCTGCGGAACAGAAAGAGTATGCAGAAGCGTCCGCTCACAAGAGGATAACTGAAAACAACATCACCAATACATACCTGTCGACAGATGATTTATTGAAAAAGATATTGGGCAAAGACAATTTAAATGCGGCATTCAAGAAAGTAAAATCCAATAAAGGTGCTGGAGGAATTGATGAAATGGAGGTAGATGAACTTCTGCCGTATCTCAGAGAAAACCGAGAGCAGCTAATTCAAACAATCAGGGATGGCAAATACCATCCTAATCCGGTAAGAAGGGTAGAAATACCAAAAGAAGAGAAAGGAAAAGTGAGAAAGTTGGGTATACCCACTGTTGTTGACCGAGTAATCCAACAGGCAATTTCGCAAATACTTTCACCGATATTTGAAACACAGTTTTCAGAGTACAGCTATGGCTTTAGACCGAAAAGGAGTGCGCATGATGCAATAAACCAATGCCAGAGGAATGTGAACGAGGGGTACAAATATGTCGTAGATATGGACTTGGAGAAATTCTTTGACACAGTGAGCCAAAGCAAGCTGATAGAAGTACTATCAAGAACCATAAAAGATGGCAGAGTAATATCACTTATTCATAAATATCTGAGGGCAGGAGTTGTTGTAAGGCATAAATTTGAGGAAACAGAAGTCGGCGTACCTCAAGGAGGACCACTAAGTCCGCTGCTCAGTAACATAATGCTGAATGAACTGGATAAGGAACTGACCGCGAGAGGACATAAATTTGTCCGCTATGCAGATGATAGTATGATATTCTGCAAAAGCAGGAAAAGCGCAGAAAGAACCCTGAATAACATCATACCGTTTATCGAAGGAAAACTTTTTCTGAAAGTAAACAGAGATAAGACAACGGTTGCACGCTACAAAGAGGTGAAATTTTTAGGATTTGCTTTTTATTGGAGCAAAGGGGAATACAGAGTCAGAATACACCCAAAATCAATCAGCAAGATGAAGCACAAAATAAGAGGACTCACAAGTCGCTCAAACGGCTGGGGAAATGAACTCAGGGCGAATAAACTAAAACAGTATATTCAAGGCTGGATAAATTATTTCAGAAAAGCCGATATGAAAGGCTTGATGAATCAGACAGATGAGTGGATGAGAAGAAGGATAAGGATGGTATACTGGAAACAGTGGAAGAAAATCAAGACAAGAATTAAAATGCTCATGCACTTCGGAATTGAAAAGCAGAAAGCATATGAGTTTGCGAATACAAGAAAAGGCTACTGGAGGATTTCCTGTAGCCCTATACTTAGCCGAACTCTTAATAATGATACTCTAAAGAAATTAGGGTACATCTTCTTTTCGGATTACTATAAACAAGTACGTGTAAACTAG
- a CDS encoding AAA family ATPase, whose product MALIKLLIIDEDNEYLITLCNFLTHSYSETFAVSYCKNLNEINNSIKKIAPNVILASEKYYSEIQKYTNIDLVLLTSIKNSETTIEKNYIYKYKDVNQIAAEIVNIHTATGNKINNTGGKNTKVISVFSAAGNVGKTSLALAVSSICSFTGLSVFYLNLEQFQSTGVFFNENTQYSFSDIIYFAKEKDKNLVAKIPSICSREIDSGVHYFSQANNVFDIKEMLPEDIDFIVSAIENCGNYDLVVIDMDSQLNENTMKVFEKSDEILYLLTKEESCLHKTKLFIDSIDIFAKSFQNKVFVNTKIKYIANKVSPQAPLSDKICFEQKFLSQIFYDSDFPSLSNLSKFNGGSEIILNSFGDIAGRYLKQNEEGMV is encoded by the coding sequence ATGGCACTCATAAAACTCTTAATTATTGATGAGGACAATGAGTATTTGATCACCTTATGTAACTTTCTTACTCATAGTTACTCAGAAACTTTTGCGGTATCATATTGCAAAAATCTCAATGAAATTAATAATAGTATAAAAAAGATTGCCCCCAATGTAATACTAGCATCAGAGAAATACTACAGTGAAATACAAAAATATACTAATATTGATTTAGTTCTGTTGACATCTATAAAAAATTCAGAAACAACAATTGAGAAAAATTACATATACAAATACAAAGATGTCAATCAGATTGCGGCTGAAATAGTAAACATACATACCGCAACAGGGAATAAAATAAATAATACAGGAGGGAAGAATACTAAAGTAATTTCTGTATTTTCAGCTGCCGGAAATGTTGGTAAAACCTCATTGGCATTGGCAGTTAGCAGTATATGTTCATTCACCGGACTGTCAGTCTTTTACCTTAATCTTGAGCAATTCCAATCAACCGGTGTCTTTTTTAACGAAAACACCCAATATTCTTTTTCTGATATTATTTATTTTGCCAAGGAAAAAGATAAAAATCTTGTGGCAAAAATCCCTTCTATCTGTTCCAGAGAAATTGATTCCGGCGTTCATTATTTTAGTCAGGCAAACAACGTTTTTGACATAAAAGAAATGTTACCCGAGGATATTGACTTTATAGTTTCTGCCATTGAAAACTGTGGAAACTATGACCTTGTGGTAATAGATATGGATTCGCAGCTTAACGAAAATACAATGAAGGTTTTTGAAAAGTCTGATGAAATTCTGTACCTTTTAACTAAGGAAGAAAGTTGTTTACATAAAACCAAACTGTTTATTGACAGCATAGATATATTTGCAAAAAGCTTTCAAAATAAAGTTTTCGTGAACACAAAAATAAAATACATTGCAAACAAAGTATCTCCACAGGCTCCACTGTCTGATAAAATCTGTTTTGAACAGAAGTTCTTGTCTCAAATCTTTTACGATTCTGACTTCCCGTCTTTAAGTAACCTGTCCAAATTCAACGGAGGTTCTGAAATAATACTTAATTCTTTCGGAGATATTGCAGGAAGATATTTAAAACAAAACGAGGAGGGGATGGTGTGA